One Brevibacillus choshinensis genomic window carries:
- a CDS encoding DUF2634 domain-containing protein, translating to MFPELSGDETRLVQSADAPIPWTYRLDWSSKQFIQGPDGRYVRTQTYKEYLEETARKILNTKRFRYAIYSENYGVDFQSDIGKMRSLVSLPVIKTLAEEALEAHSEVNRAEVLDIRIVDNRIRFFLQMEGIRGTVEMEVDAWQRS from the coding sequence ATGTTCCCAGAACTGAGCGGTGATGAAACGCGGCTGGTACAGTCGGCAGACGCACCGATCCCATGGACGTATAGACTGGACTGGTCAAGCAAGCAATTCATACAAGGACCAGACGGCAGGTACGTGCGGACCCAGACATACAAAGAGTACCTGGAAGAAACGGCACGCAAGATTTTAAATACCAAGCGGTTCCGGTACGCGATCTACTCCGAAAACTACGGGGTCGATTTTCAATCAGACATAGGAAAGATGAGATCCCTCGTCTCTCTCCCGGTGATTAAAACACTGGCTGAGGAAGCCTTGGAAGCTCACAGCGAAGTCAACCGTGCAGAAGTGCTGGACATCCGGATTGTAGACAATCGGATCAGATTCTTTTTGCAAATGGAAGGAATACGGGGAACGGTAGAGATGGAGGTGGACGCATGGCAACGATCGTAA
- a CDS encoding N-acetylmuramoyl-L-alanine amidase — translation MKIIDMLITNKTARPGTRITPRGLVIHWTANEGKGANAVANRNYFNKHTTEASAHYCVDDKQTVRCLPENEMGYHVGAKSYKPDALKRLSTYPNNCTIGIEMCVNKDGDFQNMYKNTLELAADILKRYGWGIDHLWRHYDITGKSCPAYFVTDSFAKRFTGLSAEQAWTKFMDDVQKILTGNPQKIQTNVDKVSIEINGVHLPSQGYLKDGVSHLPIRAVAEAVGGKVEWCADTKQVRVNGHDLTETIESGISYAPARELAAALDMQVEWDGACKTVRFSKGCACE, via the coding sequence ATGAAAATCATCGACATGTTGATCACCAATAAAACTGCACGCCCCGGGACACGGATCACTCCCCGGGGCCTTGTTATTCATTGGACGGCTAACGAAGGAAAGGGAGCAAATGCTGTAGCAAATCGAAACTACTTTAACAAACATACTACTGAAGCCAGTGCTCACTACTGCGTAGACGATAAGCAAACCGTGCGCTGCTTGCCAGAGAATGAAATGGGGTACCACGTCGGGGCGAAGTCGTACAAGCCGGACGCGCTCAAGCGCCTGAGCACTTACCCGAATAACTGTACGATCGGGATTGAAATGTGCGTGAACAAGGACGGAGACTTTCAGAATATGTACAAGAACACTCTGGAGCTGGCTGCAGACATCCTGAAACGTTATGGATGGGGCATCGACCACCTCTGGAGGCATTACGACATCACAGGGAAGAGCTGCCCAGCGTATTTCGTCACAGACAGCTTCGCCAAGCGTTTTACGGGATTGTCAGCTGAGCAAGCCTGGACGAAATTCATGGACGATGTGCAAAAGATACTCACAGGAAATCCACAGAAAATTCAAACTAATGTGGATAAGGTATCGATTGAGATCAACGGTGTGCACTTGCCATCTCAAGGATACTTAAAGGACGGAGTTTCCCATCTCCCTATTCGTGCTGTTGCAGAGGCTGTAGGCGGCAAGGTAGAGTGGTGCGCTGATACCAAACAAGTGAGAGTGAACGGCCACGACCTGACGGAGACAATCGAGTCGGGTATTTCATATGCCCCAGCACGTGAATTGGCTGCAGC
- a CDS encoding baseplate J/gp47 family protein, translated as MATIVKPEMPILRESPDAIYQRLANKLIAIAEARGEAPPATEEGEIFYDLLYPIAEEISEQQQLLEYAFLQAFLPWADGVFLDAHGAFLGLTRKDGELDDPYRDRLIERAQTEEGNGRANDYAIWARAVNGVGGATAVEKARNDLSIDVYITDINGQPATQAFAEQVRTALEKKRIGLHDLKVLPATVFALSVSVKLTLQEGAVLADITTLLTTRIKEYLKGRSQLVYQQIAALFFVDGVVDFTNYTLNGGTANLTVPGSQVVSLNLVVTT; from the coding sequence ATGGCAACGATCGTAAAACCTGAAATGCCGATCTTGAGGGAGTCACCGGACGCAATCTACCAACGGCTTGCGAATAAGTTGATTGCGATCGCAGAGGCTCGGGGAGAAGCGCCACCTGCAACCGAGGAGGGCGAAATCTTTTATGATTTGCTTTACCCAATCGCGGAAGAGATCAGCGAGCAGCAGCAACTGCTCGAGTACGCTTTTCTACAGGCGTTCCTTCCCTGGGCGGATGGTGTATTTTTGGATGCTCATGGTGCGTTTCTTGGATTGACCCGTAAAGATGGAGAACTGGATGATCCTTACCGTGATCGCTTAATCGAACGCGCTCAGACAGAGGAAGGGAATGGACGGGCGAATGACTACGCGATTTGGGCGAGGGCCGTAAACGGCGTTGGCGGTGCGACAGCTGTCGAGAAAGCGAGAAACGATCTATCGATCGATGTCTACATCACGGATATTAACGGGCAACCTGCTACACAGGCCTTTGCGGAACAAGTGAGGACAGCGCTGGAGAAAAAACGGATCGGCCTGCATGATCTGAAGGTGCTTCCTGCAACTGTGTTCGCTTTGAGCGTATCAGTAAAACTGACGCTGCAGGAAGGGGCAGTCCTGGCAGATATCACTACGCTGTTGACTACAAGGATAAAAGAATACCTGAAAGGGCGCTCGCAGCTGGTTTATCAGCAGATTGCGGCGCTCTTTTTCGTGGATGGCGTTGTGGACTTCACGAATTACACCCTGAATGGAGGCACGGCGAACCTCACGGTGCCAGGTAGCCAGGTGGTCTCTCTTAATCTGGTGGTGACGACATGA
- a CDS encoding CD1375 family protein, giving the protein MVAIYVALIVAGRRTYESVPANLQPAVKADLEALGLGTDGKHLAA; this is encoded by the coding sequence ATGGTAGCGATTTACGTAGCTTTGATCGTCGCAGGCCGCCGTACATATGAAAGTGTACCGGCTAACCTGCAGCCAGCAGTAAAAGCAGATCTGGAGGCTCTAGGCTTGGGCACAGATGGAAAACATCTAGCAGCATAA
- a CDS encoding CD1375 family protein — translation MAAIYYNLIKAGRRTIDSVPTNLREEVQAMLDADSTSA, via the coding sequence ATGGCCGCGATTTACTACAACTTGATCAAGGCTGGACGAAGGACGATTGACTCTGTACCAACCAATCTACGCGAGGAAGTGCAGGCGATGCTCGATGCTGACAGCACTTCTGCTTAG
- a CDS encoding Kelch repeat-containing protein → MDAVAFALAKSIKVSDDVLIKKSNMPLAFKNGGAGGVNGKAYVFAGETASAIVANHYEYDPATDTYAVKDGSPGGLKSRGSCASLTKVYSIGGAIGSMSGDERNLIYEYDPTTNIWTSKALMPIAMRGPGVAYNPADRMIYVAGDSKLPMYQYDPSKNVWATKAQMAKARSGNGLAAVGGKLLATGGIGDNDYTAELYNPITNSWSPAANMPRNRRWHTSMGIGDNAYLFGGYDDFFNTNDILNVHIYNVVENKWTFGTTTISDQAMGMMPALIGDKIYTFGGSGYSSSTVQSLCYEYTPRKIDGLDALLGWLAAN, encoded by the coding sequence ATGGACGCGGTAGCGTTTGCCTTGGCGAAGTCCATTAAAGTAAGTGACGATGTCCTAATTAAGAAATCAAACATGCCGTTGGCTTTCAAGAATGGCGGCGCAGGTGGCGTAAATGGAAAGGCTTATGTATTCGCCGGGGAAACAGCCAGCGCAATCGTAGCCAATCATTACGAGTACGACCCCGCGACCGATACCTACGCAGTAAAAGACGGCTCGCCGGGTGGCCTCAAGAGTCGAGGGTCTTGTGCTTCCCTGACAAAAGTCTATTCCATCGGCGGCGCAATCGGCAGTATGAGTGGGGACGAACGTAATCTGATTTACGAATACGACCCAACAACAAACATCTGGACATCGAAAGCGCTCATGCCCATCGCTATGAGGGGGCCGGGGGTGGCCTATAATCCTGCCGACAGGATGATATATGTAGCGGGTGACAGTAAACTACCTATGTATCAATACGACCCATCCAAAAACGTATGGGCTACGAAAGCGCAAATGGCTAAGGCAAGGAGCGGTAATGGTCTAGCTGCTGTAGGCGGCAAGTTACTTGCTACTGGCGGTATCGGTGATAACGACTATACCGCCGAATTGTATAACCCAATCACCAACAGTTGGTCGCCAGCGGCAAACATGCCCCGAAATCGTAGATGGCACACGTCTATGGGTATTGGTGACAATGCTTACCTATTCGGGGGATACGACGATTTTTTCAACACAAACGATATTTTGAATGTGCATATTTACAATGTAGTGGAAAACAAGTGGACATTCGGAACGACTACAATTTCGGATCAGGCCATGGGTATGATGCCCGCGCTGATTGGAGACAAGATTTATACATTCGGGGGTTCGGGTTACAGCAGTTCAACAGTGCAATCTTTATGTTACGAATACACGCCACGAAAAATAGACGGACTGGACGCCTTGTTGGGCTGGCTGGCCGCAAACTAA
- a CDS encoding YlbF family regulator — translation MGAVVGITAYLQAKNQLTPEIQKVVNFSKKARKEMLQLDDATQEMIKEMRKIKQTAEQAEQGFKREMDQMQREVKELKRQLGVLGSTRAKPKVDIDERARREIEAIRQEVKALDGTKAKVQIEAAEAGGGSFMTGGVVGGIVAYGGAGYIDQLSNETQANARRSLLGNTPEEMLQFQKESQNLSLMNPNVDRTHIKDLMTQAIRFDEQNGVEFTKQSLQLNAIRPDLGGVEEYQKTMFAMRQAWKEVTDVGRFGDTLAEITSTTTDIRGEALDSIVEYSSQMTKFLDTPEKLGALVKEMNGLWSIDKGFDALKESTLKLYNQGDLTNVLKTAYETQGLNSEDAQKQATEEAMKITNLINTGTTGEKQFAVGALMQQLGNVKDDKVLQNLLNELGGGPGEDLGRDMYEKMIKAAGRIGMTDSSEFNYQGKLDQSYKTYNDNDPLRGFFEAKTMLSNELIGLGTVIAQELGPGIRGLGNAVKVTKEAFDVLPAWLAVPALVTSIGLATIGLWKFKVALAAAEAAAVRRKLGGDVSDIDLPDGPDKKRKGGKGGKRKWWNPLSWGGDKEAPPKKNWLTSKEAADMAFGKNSAVDVPAKAGWLDKLKSLGGVLPKGDAIFPGVKSAWEGAKSLGGSLFRKLPIIGAAIGAGQILTADDKLDMAGRVGSEALGGWGGAAAGAAIGSIVPGVGTAIGGIVGGIAGAFGGGAMFDKVKSWWNDAPATPPDIHRPIPPEIRDQIRPTAPVLGPPIPVVPPVKAQEEKPRSVSLTIPQLSIPLYADGVLQDVPTMLRLLDNPSVSQKVKDIIEKALIDAMETRGGVAT, via the coding sequence ATGGGTGCAGTTGTTGGTATCACTGCTTATTTACAGGCAAAGAATCAATTAACGCCCGAGATTCAAAAGGTCGTCAATTTCTCTAAAAAAGCAAGAAAAGAGATGCTCCAACTTGATGATGCGACACAAGAAATGATCAAGGAAATGCGCAAGATTAAACAAACTGCTGAGCAGGCTGAACAAGGATTCAAACGTGAGATGGATCAAATGCAACGAGAAGTTAAAGAGTTAAAGCGTCAGTTAGGTGTTCTAGGTTCGACAAGAGCCAAACCAAAGGTGGATATTGATGAACGGGCCCGTCGTGAAATCGAAGCTATCAGACAAGAAGTAAAAGCACTGGATGGTACGAAAGCAAAAGTTCAGATTGAGGCTGCTGAAGCTGGCGGTGGCTCTTTCATGACAGGTGGAGTAGTTGGTGGAATTGTAGCTTATGGTGGGGCAGGTTATATAGATCAGTTATCAAATGAGACACAAGCAAATGCAAGGAGGTCTCTTCTGGGTAATACTCCTGAAGAAATGCTCCAATTCCAGAAGGAATCCCAGAATCTTTCCTTAATGAATCCGAATGTCGATCGCACTCACATTAAGGATTTAATGACGCAAGCAATTCGATTCGATGAGCAAAATGGTGTTGAATTCACTAAACAATCACTTCAACTCAATGCCATTAGACCAGATCTTGGCGGCGTTGAAGAATACCAGAAAACAATGTTTGCGATGCGCCAGGCTTGGAAGGAAGTTACTGATGTCGGGCGCTTTGGCGATACTCTAGCCGAAATTACAAGTACCACTACAGATATACGAGGTGAGGCCCTAGACTCAATCGTGGAATATTCAAGCCAAATGACAAAGTTTTTAGATACTCCTGAAAAACTAGGCGCTCTCGTAAAGGAAATGAACGGATTATGGTCGATAGATAAAGGTTTTGATGCTTTAAAGGAATCAACTCTAAAGCTTTATAATCAAGGAGATTTGACAAATGTACTCAAGACTGCCTATGAGACGCAAGGGTTAAATTCTGAAGATGCACAAAAACAAGCTACTGAAGAAGCCATGAAAATCACTAATCTCATCAACACTGGAACAACAGGTGAAAAGCAGTTTGCAGTAGGGGCACTAATGCAACAGTTGGGGAACGTAAAAGATGATAAAGTTCTTCAAAATTTACTTAATGAGCTAGGTGGTGGTCCAGGAGAAGACTTAGGAAGAGATATGTATGAAAAAATGATTAAAGCGGCAGGACGTATAGGAATGACGGACAGCAGTGAATTCAACTACCAAGGTAAATTGGATCAATCATATAAGACATATAATGATAACGATCCATTACGAGGATTCTTTGAAGCAAAAACAATGCTTTCGAATGAGTTAATAGGGTTGGGTACTGTCATAGCTCAAGAATTAGGACCCGGGATTAGAGGGCTGGGTAATGCAGTCAAGGTAACGAAAGAAGCATTTGATGTATTACCTGCATGGCTCGCAGTTCCTGCGTTAGTTACATCAATCGGTCTAGCAACGATTGGACTGTGGAAGTTCAAGGTTGCATTAGCAGCCGCTGAAGCTGCAGCGGTAAGAAGAAAACTTGGCGGTGACGTCTCTGATATCGACCTCCCAGACGGGCCAGACAAGAAGCGTAAAGGAGGCAAGGGTGGAAAGCGCAAGTGGTGGAACCCGTTGAGTTGGGGCGGCGACAAAGAGGCGCCACCAAAAAAGAACTGGTTAACATCTAAAGAAGCTGCTGATATGGCTTTTGGGAAGAACTCAGCAGTGGATGTGCCTGCTAAAGCCGGATGGCTGGACAAGCTTAAGAGCCTCGGTGGAGTATTGCCAAAAGGTGACGCTATTTTCCCTGGAGTGAAAAGCGCATGGGAAGGAGCAAAGTCGTTAGGGGGTAGTCTTTTCCGTAAACTCCCTATCATAGGTGCAGCAATTGGAGCAGGACAAATCCTAACAGCTGATGACAAGCTCGACATGGCTGGAAGAGTAGGATCTGAAGCCCTTGGGGGATGGGGAGGCGCGGCGGCGGGTGCTGCTATTGGATCAATAGTTCCAGGTGTTGGCACTGCTATTGGCGGCATTGTTGGTGGAATTGCCGGAGCATTCGGTGGTGGAGCGATGTTTGATAAGGTGAAGTCTTGGTGGAACGATGCGCCCGCCACGCCGCCGGACATTCATAGACCCATTCCTCCAGAGATAAGGGATCAAATAAGACCGACGGCTCCCGTGCTTGGTCCACCCATTCCTGTGGTGCCACCTGTCAAAGCACAAGAGGAGAAACCGAGGTCAGTATCTCTCACAATCCCACAATTATCGATCCCATTATACGCAGACGGTGTGCTGCAAGATGTCCCGACGATGTTACGTCTGCTCGATAATCCCTCTGTGAGCCAAAAGGTAAAGGACATCATCGAAAAGGCACTAATTGACGCTATGGAGACACGCGGGGGTGTCGCAACATGA
- a CDS encoding XkdQ/YqbQ family protein translates to MKVIYGKESTRYDLTSPSMELSWSSSRGQIAQNLDIWIKDAPPLQSAGFLMLFSGFELKESQQFFHGPIVRFDRDNKTGDLNATAYELSWYLQKNSAPRIKVNGDAGTELQRLIKATGINFSCPAFGFTVKERISPQPFTSLFTSFTEQAYEKTGFRYYVQHQRDKLSVLPEGANSVVPMFRANMLESSSTGESIEEVYTVVTVEKYKDDKIASSVTKENANLIKQIGRMETIIDAGEEKSLDFLATKQLTNLSKIPKTRSITVKHEDGNAARLRAGWLLKILEKDNVTVTDWIVTSCNARWKGGQYTMDLQLEGRP, encoded by the coding sequence ATGAAAGTAATTTACGGCAAAGAGTCAACACGCTATGATCTGACTTCCCCGTCCATGGAACTGTCTTGGTCATCCTCACGTGGCCAGATTGCGCAAAACTTAGATATCTGGATCAAGGATGCCCCGCCCCTACAGTCGGCGGGTTTTTTGATGCTCTTTTCTGGCTTCGAGCTGAAAGAATCGCAGCAGTTTTTTCACGGCCCGATTGTGCGCTTTGATCGAGACAATAAAACGGGCGATCTGAATGCAACAGCCTACGAGCTGAGCTGGTACCTCCAAAAGAACTCGGCGCCACGAATAAAAGTGAACGGGGACGCAGGGACAGAGCTGCAGCGCCTGATCAAAGCAACTGGAATCAATTTTTCGTGTCCGGCGTTCGGGTTCACTGTCAAAGAGCGGATTTCGCCCCAGCCCTTTACATCCCTGTTCACATCATTCACGGAGCAGGCTTACGAGAAAACGGGCTTCCGGTACTATGTGCAACACCAGCGAGACAAGTTGTCGGTATTACCTGAAGGGGCAAACAGTGTAGTCCCTATGTTCAGGGCAAACATGCTGGAAAGCAGCTCTACGGGTGAGAGCATCGAAGAGGTTTACACGGTCGTAACCGTTGAGAAATACAAAGACGACAAGATCGCCAGCAGCGTGACAAAAGAGAACGCAAATCTGATCAAGCAGATCGGGCGCATGGAAACTATTATCGATGCTGGAGAAGAGAAAAGCCTTGATTTTTTGGCAACCAAGCAGCTGACGAATCTGTCAAAGATCCCGAAAACGCGCTCAATTACCGTCAAGCATGAGGATGGCAACGCTGCACGGCTGCGTGCGGGCTGGCTGCTCAAGATTTTAGAGAAAGACAACGTGACGGTTACCGATTGGATCGTCACGAGCTGCAATGCACGCTGGAAGGGCGGTCAGTACACGATGGATTTACAGCTGGAAGGGAGGCCATAA
- a CDS encoding phage holin family protein, translating to MKFLQSLENVATPANGWAATTGALLTPIFQYFYGSDRLDILVVLLSMISLDWVTGVYASKKDNTYSSEYGLSRIPRTLFLVALPAIANLLDRVMGTPGFLFFGVTFGLIYHTWTSLTANAHRAGWPIPKSIVTLVGSEIKAKAERAARKETK from the coding sequence ATGAAGTTTCTACAGAGTTTAGAGAACGTAGCGACCCCGGCAAATGGATGGGCAGCGACTACAGGGGCATTACTTACTCCGATATTTCAATATTTTTACGGAAGTGACAGACTCGACATCCTTGTCGTGTTACTCTCCATGATCAGCTTGGATTGGGTGACGGGTGTGTATGCTTCCAAGAAGGATAATACCTACTCGTCTGAATATGGGTTAAGTCGTATTCCGCGAACGCTTTTTTTAGTGGCGCTACCCGCAATAGCTAATTTATTGGATCGGGTAATGGGAACCCCTGGTTTTCTTTTCTTTGGTGTAACGTTTGGCCTGATCTATCACACGTGGACAAGCCTGACCGCAAATGCTCATCGAGCAGGCTGGCCTATCCCCAAATCTATCGTTACGCTCGTTGGCTCCGAGATCAAGGCTAAAGCAGAGCGAGCTGCACGTAAGGAGACGAAGTAA